CTGGTCCGGAAGCTGCTGGCGGCCTACCGGACCGAGACCGGCCGGACCGACGACCGGCCCATGTGTATCGGCGGGGGGACCTACGCCAAGGCGATGCCGGGCATCCTGGCCTTCGGTCCCCTGATGCCCGGCGAGCCCTCCAACATGCACGAGGCCGACGAATGCTGGTCTGTGGAGAGTATGGTTACCAGCACCAGGATCATGGCCGGAGCTATCGCCGCCCTGGCCGGCGGGAACGGCCGGGAGGCGTGATGGGACGGAGGAAGGCCTTCGATCCCGCCCGGCCGCGCCCCTGGGTGCGCTTCTGGGCCCGCTGCGCGGACTACTCGCTCTTTTCCATGGTCTTCTTTCTCCTGCTCCTGTGGGGGCCCTTCGCGCTGTGGACGGCCCGGCTCCACCCCGTGCTCGTCAACGTGCTCTTTCTCGGTGTCTACGTTCCGGTGGAGGCCTGGATGATCGGAACCTGGGGGACCACGCCGGGGAAGTGGCTTTTCCGGGTGAGGCTGGCCGCCCGGGGGGGCGATGTCGTTCCGGCCAATGCCTTCGCCCGGAGCTTCAAGGTCTGGTTCCGGGGGCTGGGCTTCGGGCTGCCATTTGTGCCGATTTTCACCTGCGTCGTGGCCTACCGGAGGCTGCAGCGCAACGGGGAGACCTCCTGGGATAGGGAGGAGGACTTCACTGTGGAGCACGGCCGGGTCGGCGCCCTCCGGATCGCCGGCGCCGTCCTCCTCTTTTTCCTGGTCGGAGCGGCCCGGCAGCATCTGGGGTAGCTGTGGCGGGCGATCAGCCGTAGAAGCGCAGCGCCCGCTCCATGATCCCCCAGAAGCGTTCCGTATCGAGGGAGACGCCTACCTCGGCGTTGGGCTCCTTTTCGGTGACGCCGAAGAGGTCGCAGCAGGTCCGGCCGTAGGTGTGTTCCCCCCGGAGTTCCACCTCCACCGCGGCAGGGGCGAGTTCGGCCACGGCGGGGTCGATGAGCCAGGCCAGGGGGACGGGGTCGTGCAGCGGCGGTCCCTCCCAGCCGAAGCGGTGCCGCATCCGGTCGTCCATGAAGGTCACCAGGTCGCCGAAGAGCTCGGCCACAGGGTTCCCCAGGGCGCGCATGCGTGCCACCACCGCCGGGGTCGCCTGGGCCTGCCGGGTGATGTCCAGCCCCATCATCACCAGCGGCCTGCCGCAGGAGAAGACGATATGGGCCGCTTCGGGGTCGGCATGGATGTTGAACTCCGCCGAGGGCGTGGCGTTCCCCAGCCCGTAGGCCCCGCCCATGAGGACGATCTGTTCGATCCGCTCGACGATCCCGGGCTCCCTGCGGATGGCCGCCGCGATGTTGGTCAGCGGTCCGGTGGGCACCAGGGTGAGCCG
The sequence above is drawn from the Synergistales bacterium genome and encodes:
- a CDS encoding RDD family protein → MGRRKAFDPARPRPWVRFWARCADYSLFSMVFFLLLLWGPFALWTARLHPVLVNVLFLGVYVPVEAWMIGTWGTTPGKWLFRVRLAARGGDVVPANAFARSFKVWFRGLGFGLPFVPIFTCVVAYRRLQRNGETSWDREEDFTVEHGRVGALRIAGAVLLFFLVGAARQHLG
- a CDS encoding nucleoside hydrolase, with the translated sequence MHTDPVPIILDVDPGHDDAVAMMLARADPAVDLRAVTAVAGNQTLDKTEANTLRLASVLGLGDIPVAAGMDRPLVREQITAGEVHGDGGLDGADLDRPACGLDRRHAVDLIIELLLTSSERLTLVPTGPLTNIAAAIRREPGIVERIEQIVLMGGAYGLGNATPSAEFNIHADPEAAHIVFSCGRPLVMMGLDITRQAQATPAVVARMRALGNPVAELFGDLVTFMDDRMRHRFGWEGPPLHDPVPLAWLIDPAVAELAPAAVEVELRGEHTYGRTCCDLFGVTEKEPNAEVGVSLDTERFWGIMERALRFYG